GATGTTATGGGCTCTTTTGAGGCAGCGGGAACTGTGTAGGTCTTTCagtttgcctgtcccgtttggctcttttgccatcagaattattgtctaaaggcaaagaaagatgctgttagatttgtattgttgattgtcatttatgcttagaaatatttacttatatatgcttagagttttgtaattagttgtagattggtagaggttttgatccttgatagtctgcaaactttgtgtgtattagacagcactttgggagcatgagaggtcataccgtgtcttattattttatggtaggattaacgtagttgcgtctgttctagtctaagtgctctttgtttagatgaactgcaggacttcctcaccgtgttatctaggatgaaccatctagggtgagggggaggctaccctcttcctgaccaaggatgtttgaccctttgatcagcagtccccacacacacacacacacacacacacacacacacacacacacacacacacaggcaaggtactctttgtgtatgtagacgtcatatgttaatgaacttatgcatattcatgtaacctcaataaaaggacagtgatacgggagaacggacgagagctactggggtcaagcgaaggaacggcgctctgtctggttctctcccgtgcacgagtaacatgaagaagtttgcctacttgcgtcttgcttgcagtgtaattatattgtcttaacgttccagcgaataggtttatgctacaaacctatcagatgcccaacggatttactttaccaaattgaccatcccagccttgccgtaatggtccatttgattcaccttttattgtttattttattttcacttgctgaatacgggacagacttgactgggggaaagaaggggagaaagaaagagggaaagagaaacagctgagaagagggacgggggagaagggcaaaagacaaaaaccaacagaatgagcagaaaaaaaaatgcatatatcaatcacctggatcacctgttgagaaagaaaaaagaaaacaagcagaagaaaacaagagtaatagaataaacaacatcacaatgatatatgggaatatgacagtaaataccaaatattaaacattattgtgcagcacataagatcaacagcacacagtgtgctttgaggtaggagccaaaaagggtgtagtttgtgggtgtgaccacccgtgtgtacacctgtgagcatgagcgcgcttgtttttttaaaaggttccttcatgtaatgatctgctagacaatattttcacaccggcctttaaggtgtcacggataaatacaacaaaataaaaccagtaccagttccaaaaaaaagaagagttattcataacacacgggaaaagacccaggaaaactcaGTTAACgaacccagggaaaccgagcctcaactctcgcggcctggtaccaaacgactcacagaccggtaccggtccgtggcgcgggggttggggactgctgttcTATGTtgtaaataaaggttaaaaatcAGCCTATTCATTTGCATAATGTGATATAAACATGGATAGCTTTGTCCAGAGAATAAATTCCGTCTGTCTTTCTTGAATTTATACATCTGCCTCACACACTACTCCCAAtttgtattttacatttatgttttgCTGTTAAAAGGTGCACTGATCACTAGAAAATAACATCAAGCGTGTGACATCATTGCTATGAGGCAATAAAACACGACAACTTCTGAGGGGCTGAATGGTTTTCATAGACATTGTGGCAGCATGGATTTTGACGTTACGGAGAGTAGTTGCACAGCAGCTTCATCTCATATCATTGTCCCCAAAATGGCAACTGACTCATCTGTGCAGCATGTGTATGACAGGAATTACAATCAAGCTGTCATTACCTTGAGGCCAATTGTACTGGTAATTGTGAGAGGATGACAACAGGTTGGCCAGAATTAAGGCTCATCTTCCTTTGGCTAGTTCAGCACCTGCCTGCTGGCCACAGGCCGAATTTTTTTCTGACAGCCTCAGCAGGAATGATTGATGCCTGAAGGCCTctgatgggtgtgtgtgtgtgtttctcagtGCCAAGCTGCTTTATCCATCCAGCACCCTCTCTTGAAGCTCATTTAGGTCGCACCTGTCATTGCACACATTGGTTGCTTGATGTTTTTTCCTTATAGGCTCGTCGTCTGCGGACACATACCCTTTAAAGAAAAGCAGCTACTGTGCGGTGATGATAATATTCTGGAAATTGTAATCACCTTTAGCAGATGTCTGGTGCAATGTAGGTTAAGAAAGGTGTAAATCTACATTGTTTAGCTGATGCTGCACCATGCATGTCACTAGGTTTTTCCTGCATCAGGTTCTATAATGAACAGAAATGCtgttttttgcattgtttcagaGTCAACaatcacattttttattttataaaagaaaaatttCCATGGGTTTTCCACCTGGATTCACCCAATCCCTCctcccatacacacacataccatAGGACCACCTATAAAGAAACAGTTAAACTTTTTCTCTATTGTTTGGTGTTGATAATCTCAGTATTTGCCGTGTGTACAATGACCTGAATGCACTGCAGTATACCAAAGTCTTTATCCTATTTTTATGCCACACACTCACAGCTCTTTTAGCTCCAAAGAATTTTAAACCTCCCAATGTCCTGATACTATTGCATTTTTCATTGGTATTTTAAGCAAAGAGTTGTGAGGTCTTAGAAGTCAGCTGGCATTAATTCCTCTGAGGCAGAGGGATTCAGCCTCTCCCTGGAAAGAGGCTTAAAAGAAAGTTCTCCTGCTTCCAAATGACTACACTTCTCCTTTCTcacatacatttttatattcCTTAGTGGACAGGAGAACAATAGATAATTGAACGTGACTACgtttaaaatacaataaattctTTTATTAGAAACTTACTGGGGTGTACTAGACTTGCATATGCAAATACGTTCATTTAACTAAGTTTGAGAAGTTGACTAATTGTCTCATTGTTCTCTATGTTTGTGGGAAACAGACTGTCAGGGGTGCAGGTGTATACATAATAGATCAAAGCGAGAAGAAATACGAGGAAACTGAGATCGTTAATCCTgctttgtggaaaaaaacatgaaatttaatatatttttcaaaCTACCATGATAGCAAATTTGAGAAACCAGTGACCAATATCACACAGTTTTTCCAATGATGGTACAAGATTAAATTAAGTGACATATTCATGATATGCTGTACATTTTAGGTTCTAATAGCTGCTCGCTAGATTAAATTTTATCTTTAAATTAACTTCTCCATTCGCATCACATTTATTCTGGCGAGGTTGGAGAACCAGCGGTTGGCGTGCGTGTTGCGATGGGATGAGGTTTGCACAAAGCCGGCTTTCTCGAACAGGGAAATGGCTGCTGTCTGTGGAGAGCTCACATCCAGGATTAGACGGCCGAAGCCTCTCTCTTTGCAGAAATCCAAAGCCTTCCGTGTTAACTGCGAGCCCAAGTTTTTGCGGCGCCACGAAAATGCCACGACCATGTGACACATCTCACCATAACTTCCATCCCCGGCATCTTGAGCCAGCTCAGAGCCTCCTCCCGTCACTCCGCCATTCCAGTCTTCAAACCTTTCGCCTTCTTCCTCTCCGCTTTTTCCAGTCACTGCCACCATCCCTACCACCTTGGATTGGCCATTGATGTCTGTCTCTGCTACCCAGAAGCCGTTATCTGGGTTTTCCAGGTAGCTGGCCTGAATGTCGGCCATATCTGCGCTTTGCCTCCTCATCATGTAGCCCTCATAGATATCATGGCAGCAATAATAAATAAGGCCAGCCCATGCACTGCCAAACAGTAGAGCTTGGAAGTAGGAGCTGCCTCCCAGCACATAACCAGCCATCGAAATGCTCAGAGCAACACCAATATGGTCTGGATGGCTCATGGCCTTGAAAAAGGCTGggtaaacatgctcaaaaatcCCATCCTTAAATAGTGACATGACCACATGTTGATCTGAAGGTCTATATTCCCTGATGGAGAACTGAACTGCATGTTAGAGGAAAAgagaagggagggagagaatgagagctCGGTGAGACTAATCTGCCTGTTGTTGCAATCAGAAATTCCTGCTGGATTTCACAATGGGCTAAATATGCTCACGTAAcctgttaaataaatataaaataaatcacTATGCCTCTCACTGATTCTTAcccttttcatttttaattcatttctattccacataaatatgaaaatgccATTTTCATGTGACAACCTGAGGTGAAAATCACAATTAAAATTATTACTACTATTAAGATTCCAAGAGTGAGAGTCATTCTGGGGATGCAATACAATTAGGTCTCAAATGTGCTAATGATCGGAATCAAACGAAGGTGATCCTGAGGCAACAAACAAAAGCGTTTTAGTTTTATTGAAACGTGTTTATGTCATTAAGGGTTGTTAG
This region of Maylandia zebra isolate NMK-2024a linkage group LG20, Mzebra_GT3a, whole genome shotgun sequence genomic DNA includes:
- the LOC101486240 gene encoding putative N-acetyltransferase camello; translated protein: MAQKNNFQFSIREYRPSDQHVVMSLFKDGIFEHVYPAFFKAMSHPDHIGVALSISMAGYVLGGSSYFQALLFGSAWAGLIYYCCHDIYEGYMMRRQSADMADIQASYLENPDNGFWVAETDINGQSKVVGMVAVTGKSGEEEGERFEDWNGGVTGGGSELAQDAGDGSYGEMCHMVVAFSWRRKNLGSQLTRKALDFCKERGFGRLILDVSSPQTAAISLFEKAGFVQTSSHRNTHANRWFSNLARINVMRMEKLI